CCGACGGCGTGCGCGAATACCTGCGGGGCCGGCTGGAGCCCCACAAGGTGCCGCGCACCGTGGAGTTCGTCGACCGTCCGCTGCGCGATGACGCGGGCAAGGCCCGCCGCTCGGCGATCCGCGCCGAGGTCATTTCGCGATCGCAGGCTCCGGCTCGTCGGTGACCGAACTGTCCAGCGGCGGAATGGGATTCGCGCGTCGATATTCCCAGCGCCGCAGCGCCTGCCGGCACGGGTTCTCCACCAGCGCATAGCTGACGGCGGCCATCGCGATGCCGAACACCAGCGTGAGGACCAGGATCACCGGCATCGCGCCGTTGAACACGAACTTGCCGACCAGCGGGAAGGCCATCGCCAGCGCCGCGAGGTGCCAGACGAACAACCCGTAGGACCAGCGACCCAACGTCACCATGATCGGGCTGCCCAGGAAGCGGTGGCTGGTGTCGGGCCGATCCAGCACCAACGGCGCCAACAACCCCCAGGCGATGATCGCGCCCATCGCGGTGCGCACCACGAACTGGTCCAGGCGCGCCGGCGTCATCCCCTCCGGCCCGGCCAGCGGCGAGGCCGAGATCAGGTAGGCCACCACCACGATGCCGGCCATCAGCACCCGGCGGCGCGCCAGCCGGTGCATCCATCCCATCGGGCTGACGGTCCACTCGGCGAGCAGGATGCCCGCGGCGAACCACGAGGCGTAGGCCGGCGGCCAGTTCAGCGGGTTGACACCCTCCGGGGTGCTGATCGGCAGCAGTCCCCAGGCCAGGCTCGCCACCGCCACCCCGGCGATCACCGGGATCCGCGCCCGCACCGGCAGCCGGCGGGCCAGCAGCGCCAGGAACGGTAGCGCCAGGTAGAAGGTGACCTCGACCGACAGGCTCCACATCTGGGTCAGCCCCGGGGTCAGCGTCAGCGGCACATAGATCTGGGTCAACGTCAGGTTGGCCCACCACACCGTCGGGCTGGCGCCCATCGCGTCGGGCAGAAACAGCAGGATGATGACGACCGCCAGCAGGTAGCCGGGCATGATCCGGACGATCCGGGAGCGCAGGTAGTGGCCCGTGGGTGGGCGTTCCCGCAGGTCACGCGCGGCCGCCGCGTGGCCGCGCCACAACAGGAAACCGGAGAGCGCGAAGAACACGGCCACCGCCAGGTCGAAGCGGGCCCACAGCCGACCGGTGATGCCGCCGGACTGTGCGGTCTGAAACGCCACGTGCGTGATGACGACGCCGATCGCCGCGCAGGCGCGCAACCCCTCGACCGCGGGCAGGAACCCGCGCGTCCCGCCCACCTCGGCGGGCCGGGTTCGCCCGCCGGACACCTCGTTCACCCGACCCAGTGTGCCGTAACCGCATCACCGGATACCGGCACCCGGCTGCAAGGATGGAAAGGGTGGGCACTCTAGTGTCTGCTGTTAGGGTCGAACGGGTTTGCCTGTGCTGCCCGGACCGGAAGGAAGGTACGCCCACCTTGAACCGTGCAGTCATGTTGCGTATCGGCGCGTGCGGCCTGTTGGGGCTGGGCGCCGCCCTGTTGATAGCCGCGTTGCTGCTGTCCACCTACACCGCGGGCCAGATCAAGAAGATTCCGCTGGATCTCGACGCGACCCTGGTCAGCGACGGCACCGGGACCGCGCTGGACCCGGCCTCGCTCGCCGGCGAGACCTTCGTCATCGACGAGGGTGTGCCGGTGGTGTCCCAGCAACAGATCAGCGTGGAGTCCCCGGCCAACGCCGACGTGGTGACCCTGCAGGTGGGTACCTCGGTGCGCCGGACCGACCAGCAGAAGGACAACGGCCTGCTGCTGGCGATGGTCGACACCGTCACGGTGGACCGGGCCAGCGCGATGGCCGTCTCCGACGAGAACCACCCCGGTGGCGCCGTGCAGAAGCCGCGGTCCATGGAGGACACCAAGGCGCCCACCAACATTGCGCTGCCGCACGAGGGCCTGTCCTACCGCTTCCCGTTCGACACCGAGAAGAAGACCTATCCGTTCTTCGACCCGATCGCACAGAAGCCTTTCGATGCCAACTACGACGGCGAGGAAGACGTCAACGGGCTGACCACCTACAAGTTCACCCAGAACGTCGGATACGACGCCGACGGCAAGCTGGTCAAGCCCATCCGGTACTCGTCGCTCTACGACAACGACGAGGACGCCGAGGTCACCGCCCGCGCCATGCAGTGGGGAGTCCCGGGCGAACCCGAGGAACCCATCACCATGACGCGCTACTACGCCGCGCAGCGCGCGTTCTGGGTGGATCCGGTCTCCGGCACCATCGTCAAGTCCGAAGAGCGGGCCAACCACTACTACGCCCGCGACGCGCTCGAGCCCGAGGTCGCGCTCGCCGACTACACGGTGACCACCAACGAGAGCACCATCGAGGAGCAGGTGGAGGCCGCCCGCGACGAGCGTGATCAGATCGCGCTGTGGTCCCGCATCCTGCCGATCACCTTCACCGCGGCGGGCCTGATCGCACTGGTGGCCGGCGCGCTGCTGGGCTCGTTCAGCCTGCGCGCGGAGGCCGAGCTGATCGATCCGGGTCTGGACGGCAAGGAGGGCGGCTTCTTCGGCGGGTTCGCCAGTCGCCGCGGCGAGGACACCGGCCCGATGCCGGCCGCGGAGGCCGAAACCGAGAAGCTGCCGGCCCAGCGTCCCGATCTGCACCCCGACCAGGGCCCGCCAGACCGCACGTGAGCCCGGCGGGCGCTCAGGTGCCCCGGCTCCACGCCGCCGCGTTGGCGGTGCCCGGGTACGCGCTGCTGCTGACGCTGCTGATCACCGCGCCGCTGCTGGCGCCCGGTTATCTGCTGCTGCGCGACGCGGTGTCAACGCCGCGGTCATACCTGTCCGACGCCGCGCTGGGGCTCTCCGAGGCGGCCCCGCGGGCCCTGCCGCAGGACTTCCTGGTGGCGCTGACCTCGGCGGTCATCGACGGCGGCATCGTGGTCAAGGCGCTGTTGATCGCCGGACTGTGGGCCGCCGGGGTGGGCGCCGCCCGGCTGGCGGGCGCCGTGTTGCCGTCGGTGGGGCTTGCGGGTCAGTTCGTCGCGACGACGGTCGCGGTGTGGAACCCCTACGTCGCCGAGCGACTGCTGCAGGGGCACTGGAGCCTGCTGGTCGGTTACGGCGCGCTGCCCTGGGTGGCGGCGGCCGTGCTGCGGCTGCGCGCCGGCGCACCGGCGTGGTGGGCGTTGGCGTTCTGGATCGCGGTCGCCGGTCTCACGCCGACGGGACTGCTGCTGGCCGTCGTCGTCGCCGTCGTCGCCGTCGCGGTACCCGGCACCGGGGTGCCCCGCGGGTGGTGCGCCGCGGCGGCGGTGCTGATCGGGATGCTGGCGGCGGTGCCCTGGCTGGCCGCTGCGCTGCTGTCCGGTTCGCTGTCGGGGTATCAGGCCGGCGGGGCCGGCACCGCCGCGTTCGCCGCCCGCGCCGAACCGGGGCTGGGCACCCTGGGCAGCCTGGCCGGCCTCGGTGGGATCTGGAACGCGCAGGCGGTACCCGATTCGCGCACAACGCTTTTCGCGCTGGCGGCCACCGCGGTGCTGCTGGCCGTCCTGGCCCTGGGCCTACCGGTCGCCGCGCGCAGCCGCGCCGCCCGGCCGCTGTTGGTGCTGGCCGGCGCGGCGGTGCTGCTGCCCGCGCTGTCGGCCACCGACCCCGGCCTGGCGCTGGTCCAGGCGATCTCGGAGGCGGTGCCGGGCCTCGGGGTGTTGCGGGACGGCCAGAAGTGGGTGGCGCTGGCGATGCCG
This DNA window, taken from Mycolicibacterium sp. MU0050, encodes the following:
- a CDS encoding DUF3068 domain-containing protein, producing MNRAVMLRIGACGLLGLGAALLIAALLLSTYTAGQIKKIPLDLDATLVSDGTGTALDPASLAGETFVIDEGVPVVSQQQISVESPANADVVTLQVGTSVRRTDQQKDNGLLLAMVDTVTVDRASAMAVSDENHPGGAVQKPRSMEDTKAPTNIALPHEGLSYRFPFDTEKKTYPFFDPIAQKPFDANYDGEEDVNGLTTYKFTQNVGYDADGKLVKPIRYSSLYDNDEDAEVTARAMQWGVPGEPEEPITMTRYYAAQRAFWVDPVSGTIVKSEERANHYYARDALEPEVALADYTVTTNESTIEEQVEAARDERDQIALWSRILPITFTAAGLIALVAGALLGSFSLRAEAELIDPGLDGKEGGFFGGFASRRGEDTGPMPAAEAETEKLPAQRPDLHPDQGPPDRT
- a CDS encoding acyltransferase codes for the protein MNEVSGGRTRPAEVGGTRGFLPAVEGLRACAAIGVVITHVAFQTAQSGGITGRLWARFDLAVAVFFALSGFLLWRGHAAAARDLRERPPTGHYLRSRIVRIMPGYLLAVVIILLFLPDAMGASPTVWWANLTLTQIYVPLTLTPGLTQMWSLSVEVTFYLALPFLALLARRLPVRARIPVIAGVAVASLAWGLLPISTPEGVNPLNWPPAYASWFAAGILLAEWTVSPMGWMHRLARRRVLMAGIVVVAYLISASPLAGPEGMTPARLDQFVVRTAMGAIIAWGLLAPLVLDRPDTSHRFLGSPIMVTLGRWSYGLFVWHLAALAMAFPLVGKFVFNGAMPVILVLTLVFGIAMAAVSYALVENPCRQALRRWEYRRANPIPPLDSSVTDEPEPAIAK